CGGGAGGCCCAGGCACACCGGGTTGTCCAGGAACACCAGGCAGTCCCCTCTGCCCATCCCTGCCATCCTGACCGTAGCCGGGTTTGCCTGGCTCACCTGTGATTACGACTCTGATTTAGAATGATCATCACTACATTTAAAGGTTTCAAGGGAAAAAAGGCTGCCGGAAGAGCGAATGAACCACAAGTTGTTTGAAACATGTGGTGTTACCATTGAAGACAAAGGAGCAAATTTTACTCACCAGGAAGTCCAGGAGGTCCGGGCTGGCCTTTAGGTCCTCGTACAGTCGGCCCTCTAGAGCCTCTGTCTCCCATTTCACCTGCAACATGTATTacacagttaaaacattgaatagATTGTATAGGTTATATTACTTGTTGCATCACACTAAAAAGTGACACCTTCATTACCTTTTGGTCCTTTGACTCCTaaagcccctggtggtccttTGAGTCCTGGGAGACCTCTTGTTCCAGGTTGCCCACGGAAACCATTGTCTCCTGGAATTCCAGGAGGTCCTGGAGGTCCAGGTTTTCCAGGTAAACCTGCTGCACCAGACTCTGGTCTTCTTAAACTGGCAGCTAACTGAGCAAGCTGTTCTGTTAAAGAATGACAAAAAGATGATGCTGAACCTATTGAACAGGTGTAagaaccacacaaaaaaaaactggaacCAAGACACTAAATGTTTCCAAATAGTTACGATTGTTTGGTATCAAGGGAAATTATACTATAGTACAAAACCCTTTTGATTCTGAAAACCCAAAACAGTTACTGTGACAAGATGGCTGAAATCTTTTGTTCTGGAGTTCAGAATGAAACAGGAGGTGAAGCAGTGATTACAACATCCTTTGagcttttcctccttttctacCTTTCTCCATAGAATTTTGCTAAATTGAGCAGAGGAGATAATGCACTTTGTTTCAAGCAATCAGCAACAGAAAATTTATGTTCATGGTGTAAAGGATGTAATATTAATCTCCTGTGGCTCCTCACTGGATAGCATTTTGCACTTAAGATTCCAGTTTTCTGACTCCTGATGAAAATTcatgcagctgctgctgttcgacagcttttttttttttttttttttttttaagatttccTTTCAGAGCAGACTCTTTGCTCCAAGTAGAGGAGTGCAGGTCTGCTGGAggtgaaattaatttttcagcACGTTGGGTATGAAAAAATCATGAGAGCAGGAGATGAGTTGTGAAGAGGTAAAAGCAATAGAATGAAGAGAACAGAGGTTGTGACTACAGTGAGACATTTCCTAAAGCTCAGAGAAAGAATTTTTCATCCATCAAATAAACAAAGGCTGAAGCTCATTTCATGTTTGGGCTATGAGACCTTCCCTTTTTTAGCTTCAGAGAATTCAGCAACCACCCAGATCAATGAGACAATGCAGGGGTGGCTCTGTATGTGGTTTGGTAATGAGGCATTCTGAAAAAGATTAAAGTCAAGGAATGAGGCACAAGGGAATGATAAATGGGGTCGTAGGCCTATTAGATCTTACCTTGCATGACTCGCATGCAAACTTGCTTGATGTGCTGATCGCTTGGCTCTTTCCCCTGGAAAGAAAAAGTTGACTTTAAACATTTTGTGAAAATATGTcgaaaacatttttcatcacaGTTATCACCCAAAATCAATGCTTGTCACATTTTCTGACTCGCACTTGTAATAGAAAGATTGTTTTGTTCTCTTTGAGTGGAGAATATTCCACTGTGGAACTTGTGTATTAACCAAAGCACACTATAGTAAATCTGGGCTTTAACCAGCCTTGTTGTGGACATGTTGTCTTCACTGGCATCCTCTGCAGGGACATCAGCATGCAGGTTAGCTACTCGGTGGCTGCTAATAAAATTAATTCCCAATGTTTTCACAGCATCTTGCTCAGTTAATGTCCTGTATCTCCTGCTGCTGCACAATATTGAGATTTAGTGTTACACATATTTGTACAAATTAAAATCagaacaacagaataaaaaaggttttaaagaaTAATGCAACGAGAAATATTGCAACTAAAATTACTTATTATCtgctctgatttttttcttttattcctgCAGAAGTTAACGAATATAATCTACTGATTCAAACTGCTTTTCAAGGAACATTTCTGTGCTAAATTCTCTCTACAGTTTTAAAGTCAGTTACTTACCGCCGGACCTTGAGACCCTCTGACTCCAGGTGGACCCCTGTCCCCCTGCATGCCCCGCTGCCCAGGTGTTCCAGGGGGGCCCTCGATACCAGGCTGACCACGGCTTCCCTCTGGACCGCGTTTTCCAGTCTCTCCAGGAACACCACtctgaaaattaattttaccagagcattgaaaaaatatatatatataatatttttagaaataagtCTTCTTTTTAGTTTAAAAACTGAGTTATCAGGTTGAAATAATATGTTTGAATTCACCTCTCCTTTAGGTCCAGCTTCTCCAGGATCACCCTTgaacacaattaaaataataaaaacagaagttgGAAACAAAGACAGTTGTGAAATTTAAATAGATCAATGAAAAGTGTTGGTGTGATGACTCACAACATCTCCTTTTTCTCCAGGGTTTCCTTCATCACCTTGTCCTCCctatgaaaacacaattttttaattattttctttgttaacCATTACCAGTAACACCCCTGAGGTAGAATTGAATATTTATCATCAGCATTACCTGATCTCCTTTTGGTCCCGCCTCTCCACGCTCTCCctttaatagaataaaaaataaatgtgtgtaaaaaaagaagatctTGTTCAAGTTCAGTTTTTCAACAGTAGAGGGGGTTGATGAGCTTTGTTTTTGAGATCGTCAATGATAACTCGTTCTTACTGTCTTATACCTTTCTAAACACAGAGAGGTAAAATGTGACTGTCATTTCCTACCCTGTCTCCTTTCACCCCAGGCAGACCAGGAGGACCAGGGAGACCAGGAAGGCCAGGGTCACCTTTGGGTCCCTGTAGCaaataaacacatatttattATTAGTCTGGTGTATGGAGCTCATAAGAAACCtcttaaacaaaaaaagacaacatttgtatttattttcaaagtgCATTATGATGCAAAACACCTCATGAACTTAAAATGTGCAAGTGATGAgtagttattttttaatattataagTTTTCCACTTTTTATTCCTTGTGGGTTTTAAATGCAGCTTTGTATTGTCACTTATTATGgaggactttttttgtttgccatTCCCCCTTTGATCACTGACCAACTGTCTGAGGAATGCCAGAGAACAGAGAGCTCATTCAGCCTTCTGCTGACAGGTCTCCTCTTACTGTGAAAATAGACCTTATGTGAGATCCAGCCTCAGCCCATTCTCTGAGATACTCCAGTGGAACAACAGCTAGAACCATACACCTCACGGCTTCACTCATCTTCAGCATTTTGCACTCATCAAAATGCAAGAGGTGGCATATCAATTGGTGattcactctttttttctatgtgtttttgtatttgattcATTTTGATAAGGCTTCCATTTCCTGTACATTTCAATATCCGTtttggagggttctgttgggtttctctgtctgtttaagCACTTTGAAtagtctgctgatgtgattaagagctatacaaataaaggttgattgattgataaatactaaggatatttttttcacatcaaaACCGatcaaataaaatccaaaattGTTTTCAGAGTGCTGTATAACTCATGTTTGTAACTTACCCTAGCACCTGGCTTGCCAGCTGGACCTACAGGGCCATGCTCTCCTATATCTCCCTGTAGGGAGCAAGAAGAGAATGtgacaggaaagagaaaagGGTTGAAAATTTggataaaataaagacaacaaaaatctATGCAGACAGAATACTCACAGGTTCACCAATAGGTCCGACAGGTCCCACCTCTCCCTGTTCTCCACGCTCACCCTGCAGGGTGAGACAGTGATGCATCAAAAGTGACCCAAATCATGACAGTGCTTCAACACTTGTGGTTGGTAATTACTGTTTTGCCAGCAGATCCAATTGTTCCTGGAAGGCCTAATTGACCAGCATCCCCCTGTAAAGAAATGCAAAGGATAATTAAGGACAGGATTTAaggaaaaaactaaataaaaataagaaatatttattgttgtttcaaGTTGAGCTGGAAAACAACCTTAAGGCCGCTTGAACCTTTTTGTCCAGGTGATCCAGGCAAGCcctaaaaacacagtatttttaAGCAGATATAGCAATCACAGAGGGAATCATCTTTATTGAAATTtttaaatagaataataaaatataataaaatacaaataaacctCCCCTTGAGAAGTCCTAGAGCGCAAATGTTAAAGCCTTAGCagataatatatatatatatatatatatgttttcaCCCAAGAAGACATTACATGAAGGAAGTCCTCTGGCTATCAAAATAATGATGGCTTTTCCATTTGTAAAATCACTCCTAATGCTGTCACAGACAGGCTGTTCGTGTTCAGTAGCTAACTGTTATTAGTGTTAGACTAACAACAGATTTAAACACCTGGAAAATGTTTGTGCCTGGGCTAGTGACACTGATTTCCCTCTCATTTCAAGAAGAGGCAGAGCGATAGCATTAGCATCTGCTTGAAAGTAGGTCagtttaattattcatttgaaagtaaaagatgcaaaagtaTTCTTCTGACTCCTGAATGCAGCTCCAATACACATGAAGAAATACTGTAGCACAGCGTGCATGATCTACAGTGCTTCAGACTGCTGCTCTTGGGTTTATTCAGGTGCATCCAATCAGAGTCAATCTAACAGTTTGGACTAGAGGTCACACTCACAGGAAGCCCCGGAGTTCCAACCTCTCCAGGAGCGCCTGCCTTCCCGATGCTTCCCTGCAGGAAATTAGACATTGAAAACAGAAGCTAATACCGCCCCTAATTGCAACGCATCATCATGTTTTATTATCATAAGCTGCATGGTTAAAAGTTCTGACATAGGAAATGGTGATGCACCTTTGCTCCTGGCATCCCAGGAATACCTTCTCGACCGTCCACACCTGGTAGGCCCTGATGGTTACAAGTACAAACAATGACATTATTACAAACAAAAGATCATCAAAATTCAATTTGTTATCACTGATCAGTCACTCACAGCCTCTCCCTTCGGTCCTGGAAGGCCTGTGTTCCCTCTCCGCCCTTGAATACCCTTAACAAACCAGCAACATTACATTTACCGGTAGTCCATTTGTTAAAATTCATGAACAAATTCCCTAAAATCACTGCATCTGAAACCTCCTGTGCTGATGCTGTATCACTAACCTTTTCACCTTTAGGTCCAACCTCCCCCATCGCACCTCTCTGGCCTTGGTCCCCCTAAAATAATACATCAGATAAAAAATAGCTCATTCAGCCATATTTTGttgcaaaaataaatccattttaaactgctgGGCAAACTCACAGTTGCCCCTGCAACACCCTGAGGACCTGGATCTCCATCAAGACCTCTAGCTCCCTGCCAGAAAACAATATCAGTACTGGTAGTCTTATCTGTTTTAAATGATATATATTTCAATAGACATTACTTTATGAATTCCATCtaaatttttcaaataattgaataattaaAGTAGATAAATACTCACTATATCTCCCTTGCGGCCTATCATTCCCATGGCTCCTCGAATTCCCTGATGACCCTAAAATAGCAAAGAcgcaatttataaaaaaaagattcttatTATAATTCCAACCTGAGATACTCTTAATATAATTCAGTGAACACCGTCTAACCGTTGGTCCTTGGGATCCGACCTCCCCCGGGCCTCCCTGGTCTCCCTCCTCACCCTGAGGGaatgaaacaaatacaacagTAGTGGTAGAAAAACAGCATGAAGTCAATCAGACAAAAAACGAATGTAACTACATTTAAAGAGGACAAACAGACAATGCTTCTCTAATCAACGGTTTGTTAATTACAAAATGAGGCAGCCAATCTACAATATGTTTAATACTCACTTTTTAATGGATTGCAAGAGGGCAAACACAGACGATTTAACTCTAAATTACTATTCCCTCGCTTGcaaattacaaataatttatATGCTGACTCTGTTAAACCTGAGGAGGCGACTCCATTAAGATTGATGGTGGTTCAAGACCGAGGCTGTGCACATTTTCTGCTGTTGTAAAGGCAATATCTAAAATTATGTGTATTATAATTGGCCATTAAGGTGAGTAAACACTACATTGTTCACAATGAAAATTCActgaacaaagacaaatgaaCACAGTGACTTGTTTACATCACAAATGAGAACATTCTTTATTCTACTTGTCTGCTTGATACAAGAAAACTGAGACTTAATGTTCGTCTAATGGACACAATGTCTCTGTTGTCCTGGAGGCAGAACATGAAACAATAGGAGAGACAAGGTTTTCAGTCGTTTAAAGAAACATTGTTAATTCCTTattgttcaatttaaaaagtcTCCAATTATCTTCCCATCTGTGTTTATTGTGATGGATATGTTAGAGATTGTTGCTCCGTTAATTACAATCTTTAAAACCTTGTGAAAGTTCATAAGATATATAATAAGTAACTGGATCACGCAACGCTTTTCACAGTGTTCCTGGCTGCAAGCTATCAGTGGAATACTCACTGTTTATTTCAAATCACAGTACTTTCAGTGCCAGCACAACATCTCCTTATTTTATTGTTGACTTTAGTTCAAGGttagatttttgtatttgtgcagGAAGACAAGCAAAAGGGTTGTGAAAGCAAACTTACAATGAGGAAAGAAGTTATTCTCAGAGCAAAGAGTGAGAGTGAATCACATCCTGGCTTTGGGTGATAAAAGGACATGGGCCCAGGCTCATTTCCATTTATATAGTGTATAGACACATTACAGTGTAGTTGTGCCTGAGCatcatttcaaataaatcatCCTCGATGCATTACATGGAGTCAGAGGCATTGCACAAAGGCTTGTATCATTACTCCCTCTTGAAACGGAGCATCACACATTATACGTACTTGTCTCAGAGGTGCTGAAAAATTCTGCTCATGTTTAAATAATGCATAATTGTTTTCTGATGTGGAATGTTATGGCATGTGAAGGTAAATCTATGTTTTTGAGTACAATTTATCTCAATTTAAACATAGACTCACTTTGTAGCTGATGCTGGTGTGCATAATATTTCACATGAGTAGAAATATAGTGGATTTGAGCTTAAAAACAAAGGATGTACATATTTTACCTTGTGCCCTTGTTTCCCAGGTTCTCCTGCTTCACCTTTGACTCCTTTGTGGCCCTTGAAGCACACAGAGAATAACCTGTGGAATACATCTTTACGGAAGTctttccttcgggattaatatatatggatatatgtatatacatctacagtatctatctaCAGTGTCTATTGTGTTACACATTGACATGATTTTAAGATACCAAAAAACCTAAACACACCTTCATACCAGGAAGACCGGGATGACCAGCAGTCCCAGGTGGACAAGAGTTTGGGCACTACACAAAAAGATAAAGTTCAGTAAATATTCTCTATTCTatttaatgttgaaaaaaatctggtttctattttttattgtctCTAGAAAACATTTACCAGGTCGGCACTGCCCAGCAATCCAGCTGCACCCTAAAATATAGCaacaaaagaaattaacaatTTAACACTGACATTAATCAACATCATAATTAACGTTTTCCAGCTCAACATCATAACTGCAATGTTCAGCACCTGTATAACAACTAACAAGACAGAATTAATTTCATGTCCACATCATGCTCCTTCTCTAGTGAACAAAGTGATCTGCACATCAGGTGAGCTTCATCACTTACTCTAGGCCCTGTTGGTCCACGTGGTCCCGGTGGACCTCTCACACCCATGGGCCCCTGTGAAAAGACAGTAAATGTGTCAGAAACTACGCAAAGACAATAAATGCGCTGGGCTCTCCACAAGCGCTGAGTAATGAGGAATTCTTTCGAGAAGGGAGATTTCAGCAGGAAATCTGGCATTGACAAAGCACTGCTTTGGTTCAGTGTGAATTAGAGACTCGAGGA
This is a stretch of genomic DNA from Antennarius striatus isolate MH-2024 chromosome 11, ASM4005453v1, whole genome shotgun sequence. It encodes these proteins:
- the col9a1b gene encoding collagen, type IX, alpha 1b; translated protein: MIRAPEVRGPLLVLLLQLVLICSAQRSGGPAGPLGPAGVPGINGIDGERGEDGEDGLPGPDGDAGKPGSSGLPGIPGNDGLTGSIGDPGPDGPPGQKGEPGKPGPRGAAGVGTDGPPGSPGPGGLPGEVGKVGAPGPMGVRGPPGPRGPTGPRGAAGLLGSADLCPNSCPPGTAGHPGLPGMKGHKGVKGEAGEPGKQGHKGEEGDQGGPGEVGSQGPTGHQGIRGAMGMIGRKGDIGARGLDGDPGPQGVAGATGDQGQRGAMGEVGPKGEKGIQGRRGNTGLPGPKGEAGLPGVDGREGIPGMPGAKGSIGKAGAPGEVGTPGLPGLPGSPGQKGSSGLKGDAGQLGLPGTIGSAGKTGERGEQGEVGPVGPIGEPGDIGEHGPVGPAGKPGARGPKGDPGLPGLPGPPGLPGVKGDRGERGEAGPKGDQGGQGDEGNPGEKGDVGDPGEAGPKGESGVPGETGKRGPEGSRGQPGIEGPPGTPGQRGMQGDRGPPGVRGSQGPAGKEPSDQHIKQVCMRVMQEQLAQLAASLRRPESGAAGLPGKPGPPGPPGIPGDNGFRGQPGTRGLPGLKGPPGALGVKGPKGEMGDRGSRGPTVRGPKGQPGPPGLPGEPGKPGYGQDGRDGQRGLPGVPGQPGVPGPPGAAGPNGYCDPSACNLQAGAAHQSLDVKGPAGNK